CCCTGGCCCCAATGGCCACAACAACAACGGGCTCTGCGAAGCAGCGGGCAGCGGCAGCGCCCAAGGCCAAGCTGAAAAGCAGGCGAACGGCGTCGCCTTCCAGGCACTCGCCGCCGCCGGCGAGGCCATGGAGAGCTCCAGCCAGCAGACGCAGGAATCCTTGAACGGCACGGAAGGCACGGCCTCCGACACCTCGCAGGACATCCAGACCTTCTGCGGGAGTTCGTTCGGCTGAACCAGGCCTTTACAACCCAGACGTGAATCCGAACCCCCGCCTGCTGAAGGCGGGGGTTCGATCGCGATATACCGTGACCGCGGATGAACCGCTGGTTCGCACAGTTCGGCCCGGCACTGCGCCAGTCAGCGGGCCAGGTGTTCTCGTCGGCGCGTGGTTACCAGCGCCGGTGGGCCGGGCTGGATTTGCTGGCGGGACTGACGCTCCTGGTCATAGCCGTCCCCGAGCAGCTCGCCACGTCGAGGCTCGCGGGGATGCCGCCGATCACCGGTTACTACGCTTTCATCGCCGGCGCGCTCCTTTTCGCTGCGCTCGGATCCAACCCGCAGATGTCGGTGGGCGCCGACTCCACGATCGCGCCGCTGTTCGCGGTCGGGATCGGTCACCTCGCCGCGACGGGTTCACCCCGCTACATAGCACTTGTCGGCTTGCTCGCTGTCAGCGTCGGTGCAATCGTCGCCCTCGTCGGGCTCTTGCGCCTCGGCTGGATCGCCGAGTTCCTCTCCGAACCGATCATCACGGGGTTCCTCGCGGGGGTCGCGGTCATCATCGTCATCCACCAGCTGCCGGACTTCCTCGGCATCCCGGCGGCGAAGGGCGGCAACCTGCACCGCATCTACGAGATCGTCCACCACCTCGGTGCAACGAACGGATGGACGCTCGGCATCGGCGCTGCCGTGCTGGCCATCGTGATCGTGGTCGACCGGATCGACCGGCGGTTGCCGGGTGCCCTCGTTGGGCTGGTCGCCTCCGCCTTCGTCGTGGCGCTCGCCAACCTGCACCGGCACGGGGTCGCCATACTCGGAACCATCTCGCACGGGGCACCGCATTTCGGCCTGGCCCAGCTCTCATGGTCGGCTCTGGGCAGCGTGCTTCCGATCGCCGGCGTCGTTGCCATCGTGGTCATCAGCCAGACTGCGGCCACCACCCGCGCGTTCGCTGCCCAGGGCGGCTACGAGGTGGACGTAGGACGCGACTTCATCGGAGTCGGTGCTGGAAGCGTCCTCTCCGGACTCGCCGGCTCCTTCCCGGTCGACGCGAGCCCGCCACGCACGGCCGCCGCCGCCTCTGCAGGGGGCCGCACCCAGCTCTCGGGGCTGTCCGCTGCCATCGCGCTCGCGCTGCTGATCCCCGTCGCCGGTCTGCTGAAAGACCTACCGCTTGCGACGCTCGCGGCAGTTCTGCTGTTCATCGCTGGCCGCCTCGTGCACATCCGCGACCTGAGGTCAATCGCCTCGTTCAACCTCATCGAGTTCGGTCTCGCCGTGGTGACGCTCCTCACCGTCGCACTCGTCGGCATCGAGCAGGGCATCGGACTTGCGGTCGGGCTGGCCATCCTCGACCGCACCCGGCTGTCCGCCCGGCCGCAGTTGCACGTACTCGGACGGATCCCACGGACGACCAGCTGGGCACCGCTATCCAGTTCAGAAGAGCCGCAGCAAGTTCCTGGCGTTCTCGTCGTCCTGTTCGCAACCCCGCTCTGGTACGCCAACGAGGGGCACTTCCGGTATCAGCTGAACGCCGCCTTTCGCCGTGCGGTGGGCACCGTGCAACTGGTCGTGCTCGACGCTATCGGGATGAGTGACATCGACTTCACCGGCGCTCGCTCTCTTGACCAGGTCCTCGATGAGATCGCACAACGCAAAGCGGCGTTCGCGGTGGCGCGCGCGGGTGAGCACATGCGCAACAGTCTCGTCCGCTTCGGCCTTGCCGATCGGTTCGGCCGCGACCACTTCTTCGCCTCGGTCAACGAGGCGGTGGCCGCGTTGGGCCCAGAGCAGCACGACCCTCTTTGACTACTGCCCGGTCGAATCCTGCGCGATCCACGCCGGCAGGTTCCACTTGGTCTCGATCAGGCGAAGATCGAGTGGTCGAGACGGCTCACCGAACTGGGGATCACCCCGGCGGACACCCTCTGATCGACCGGCGCGCTGAGGGTCGAACGGCCCTAGTACGTCCAGCGGCCGCTGCTTAGGATCCCAGCGTGCGCGCGTTCCTTCGACCGAAGGCGGCGGGGACTGGGCCAGAGGAGACAGATGTCACCCCAGGCGGCGGCGCGATCATCCGGTTGGAGGGAGTCACCAAGAGGTTCGTGACCCCGGCGGGGACCGTCGTGGCGCTCGACGCAGCGACCCTCTCGATCGCAGCGGCCCAGCTCGTCGTGGTGCTCGGGCCGTCGGGGAGCGGCAAGACGACCTTGCTCAACATGATCGGCGCCCTCGACACGCCGACAGAGGGCGCGATCGAGGTCGCGGGGCAGCGCATAACGGATCTCAGCCGGCAGCAGCTCTTCGCCTACCGGCGCAAGACCGTTACGTTCGTCTTCCAAGCCTTCAACCTGTTTCCCGAGTTGACGGCACTGGAGAACGTGCGCTTCGGCGCGGAGGCCTCGGGCAGGCGGCCGGCCGGCGAGCTCGCGGCCCAAATCCTGCGCGACGTGAAGCTCGGTGACCGCCTCCATCACTTTCCGCACGAGTTGTCGGGCGGCGAGCAACAGCGTGTCGCCATAGCCCGCTCCCTGGCGACGGGCAACCCGGTGCTCCTGGCCGACGAGCCGACCGGCGAGCTCGACTTCCGCACCGGCATCGAGATCCTCCAACTGCTGCGTGACCGGGCGACGACCGGCCAGTCCGTCGTTATCGTCACCCACAACCGGGAGATAGCTCGGATGGCCGACGTGGTAGTCGAGCTGAGCAACGGGCGGGTCATATCGGTAACAGCTCCGGTGGGTGGACCCGCGAAGCCCGGTGAGCTGCATTGGTAGCGTGAGCACCGGGCTGTGGGTCCGCTGGTCGTGGCGAGACCTGCGCAAGCGGGTCACGCAGGTAGCTGCCATCGCCGTCATCGTCGCCCTGGGAGCGGGCATCTACGCTGGCCTGGCCAGCACCTCGGCATGGAGACGCCAGTCGCTCGACCTCACGTTCGCCCGGCTTGCAGCCCACGACCTGGAGGTCACCACCGCGGCTGGTCTGGGGCTGCCGTCCGCCAAGCTCCTCGGGGCGGTTCAGTCGGCCGGAGGCAATCAGCTCACGGCCGCTGAAGGACGGTTCGTCGTCGATCTGCCCGTCCGAGCGGGCGGGCAGGGTCAGATCCCCGCCGCGGGCGTCATCGTAGGGGTGGACCTGGCGCGTGGTGTCGAGGTCGACCGGTGGAAGGTGACAGCCGGGCGCTCGCTCGGGTCACAGGACGCGAGCGGGTCGTCCGTGCTGCTCGACGAGCACTTCGCAGCCCAGCATCACCTCCCCCCCTCGGGAAGCCTCACCATCGGGGGCTTGACGGTCGCCTACGTGGGGACCGTCCTCGAGCCCGAGTACTTGAACCTCACCTCGATCCTCGGCGCGACTATCCAGGGCGCGGCGACGAGGGCGGTCATCTTCGCTCCGATCACCCTCGTGCAGCGCTTGGGCGGCGCGCCGGGAGAGATCAACGACGTGGTGGCGCTGACCCGGCACGGCAGCGATCCCCGCCAGGTGGCCAGATCCCTCACCAGCGCCCTCAACGCAACGTTGCAGGACGTCGCCACCACCGTGACGGTCCGTCGGGACGCTCCGGCGACCCGGGCCTTGTACGACGAGATCACCAGCGAGCAGAGGATCTTCGACGTGTTCGCCCTCCTGGTGCTGGGCGGGGCGGGCTTCGCCGCCTTCAACCTGACTCGCCGGGTGGTGGAGTCTCAGAGGCGGGACATCGGTATCGCGATGTCCCTGGGGGTCCCGACGCGCCAGATCACGATCCGCCCCCTGGCACTGGCTGCGGAGGTGGCGATCGCGGGCACGGTCCTCGGTGTCGTCGCCGGTTGGTTGATAGGCGCGTGGGTGCTGGCGATCATCAAGACGCGCTTCCCCCTGCCGTTCTGGCAGACGCCTTGGCAAGGCCACCTGTTCGTCGTGGCCGCGGCACTCGGGCTCGCCATCCCACTGGCGGGCAGCTTCTACCCGGTCTGGCGGGCGGTCCGGGTCACACCAACCTATGCACTGCTGCCTCCGCATCTTCGGGGCGGACGGCACCGACTTGCTGCGCTGCTTCGCCGGCTGCGGCTACCGGGCACGACTCTGGCCCAGGCGCCGTTGCGTCGTATCACCGTCGCTCCCACTCGATCGGTCATGACGGTGCTCGCCGTAGGCGTGATCCTCGCGCCGCTCCTGGCCGCCCTCGGTGCAACCGACTCGACCCGCGCCACCCTCGATGCCGGAACCAGGACGCTTTCGGGGGTGCGCGGCGACCGACTGCTCGTCGACCTGGCTGGCTACCAGCCGGCGCACTCGGTCACGGTTACGTCCATCACCGGCTCTCCCCTAGTCCGACAGAGCGCACTCGGGTTCAACACCGGGGGATACCTCTTGCGAGGCAACACCACCGTCGAGGTGTCGATCAGCATGGTGGACCTGTCGGACCCTCTGGCCGTCCCGAGTGATGTAGCCGCCCGACGACTCGCGCCGGGTGGGATCGTCATCTCGGCCAAGGCGGCCTCGGATCTTGGTGTCGGCACCGGCCGCACCGTCGAGCTGCGCCATCCGCTGCGTCAGGGCACCGGCTACCGCTTCGTCGACACCGCGGTGCCGGTGCGCGCCGTCATCTCCAGTCCGTATCGCTTCATCGCATACATGGACTTGAAGGACGAGAAGATGATGGGGCTGCAGGACATAGTCAACGTCGCCACCCTCGTGCCGCGGCCCGGTGTCTCAATGGACGAGTTGCAGCGGTTCACCTCGTCGCTTCCCGGGGTCGCGTCCGCCCTCGCCGCGAGTTCCCTGTTGGGGACCATGCGCGACACCCTTTCTATCGTCACCGAACTGTTCGTGATCCTGCAGATCGTCATCGGCGTATTGGCCTTCCTGGTCGCGTACAACAGCAGCAAGGTCGGAAGCGACGAACGGGCCCGTGAGCACGCCACCATGATGGCCTTCGGTATCGGCGTACCCCGTGTGGTGTTCGTCGGGGTCATCGAGAGCTTGCTCCTCGGACTGGCCGGCACAGCGGTCGGGCTGGGCCTGGGTCTCGCCGTCCTGCAATGGATCCTCGACCTCGTCTTCCCCGCGGCCGTGCCCCAACTCGCTGTCCTGCGGTCGGTCACCACCTCCTCCTTCGTCGTGACCGCCCTGATAGGAGTGGCTGCGACGTCGACCGCGCCTACCCTGGTGGCCCGCAGGCTCCGCCGGATGAACCTGCCCGGCACACTGCGCTACGTCGAGTGAGCCGATCCGCCCGGCCGACGTGCCCTCTGCCTCTCCGAGCTGGCCTCGTCAACCGCTCTCAACGTGGCTACCGCGACACCGCGACCTGCGGTTTCCGGTGGAGCTGACGGGAATCGAACCCGTGGCCTACGCCATGCCATGGCGCCGCTCTACCAACTGAGCTACAGCCCCGTGGGGACTGTCACTCTAGCATCACGGGTCATTGTCTCAGCCCGTCCGTAGGGTACGCGCATGCACGAAATGCCGTCTGAGGTGGGGGCGAGAGCAGAACTCGAAGTGACGCACGCGCTCCTTCGGGCGGGCTGGCAGGTATACCTCCCGGTCTTCTGCGCCCATTCGCGCGTTGACCTGGTAGCCCTGCGTCCTGACGAAACCATGAGGGTGCAATGTAAGACCGCACGTCTCCTCGGCAGCACCCTCTTCTTCCGCACCTGCAGTAACACCAAGAACATTCCCCGCAGCTATCACGGTGAGGTGGATGCATTCGGCGTTTACTCCCCCGATCTCGAATCTGCGTACCTGGTCCCACTGGAGGGTCTCGCCCACAGCGGCTGCTCCCTCCGGCTAGGCCCGCCAGCAAACAACCAGGCCAAGGGGATCCGGTTCGCGGCCGAGTACCTGCTCCCGAACGCCGTGAAAGTTGCCGCCGGCGGCGGGCCACGTAACCCACGGGAGCCGACAAGCGCTCACAAGTAGCCTGGGGCCTATGGCAGAGCAGTACGACCCCCAGGCCATCGAGGCCAAATGGCAGCGCCGCTGGGAGGAGCAGGGCGCGTACCAGGTCGACAACGACGACCCCCGCCCGTCCCAGTACGTCCTCTGCATGTACCCCTACCCGAGCGGGCCCGCCCACCAGGGGCACGTGCGCAACTACACATTCGGCGATCTCCTGGTCCGGCAGCGCACCATGCAGGGCAAGGCGGTCCTGAGCCCCCTCGGATTCGACAGCTTCGGCCTGCCCGCCGAGAACGCGGCGCTCAAGACCGGCGTCCACCCGCGCACGTTCACCGACGCCCGCATCGAGGAGCTCAAGTCGAGCCTCAAGCGTCTCGGCGCCTCCTACGACTGGCGGCGCGAGATCCGCTCGCACGACCCGCTGTACATGCGGTGGAACCAGGTCATATTCCAGAGGTTCCTCGACTCCGGCCTCGCATACCGCAAGAACGCCCCGGTCAACTGGTGCCCCGGCTGCCAGACCGTCCTGGCCAACGAGCAGGTCCTCCCCGACGGCACCTGCGAACGCAGTGGCGACCCGGTGGAGAAGCGGGATCTGGAGCAATGGTTCTTCCGCATCACCCGTTACGCCGACGACCTGCTCGACGCTCTCGATGGTCTCGACTGGCCCGAGCGGGTCAAGACCATGCAGCGCAACTGGATCGGGCGCTCCGAAGGAGCCGAGTTCGACCTGCCGGTGGACGGCCGCGACGACCTGGACCCGATAAGGGTCTTCACGACGCGACCGGACACCTCGTTTGGCATGACCTTCGTGGTCCTGGCGCCGGAGCACCCACTGGTCGCCCGGATCGTCGCTCCCGAGGGGAGAGCCGAGGTCGACGCGTTCGTCGAGCGCGTCCGCAACGAGTCAGACATCGAGCGCCAGTCGAGCGAGGGATCACTCGAGAAGCGCGGCGTCTTCACCGGCGCGCACGCCATCAACCCGTTCAACCAGCGCCGTGTGCCCATCTACCTCGCGGACTACGTCCTGATGACCTACGGCACCGGCGCCATCATGGCGGTGCCGGCGGAGGACCAGCGCGACTGGGATTTCGCAACGGCGTACGGGATCGACATCATCCGCACCGTGCAACCGCCGGCGGGCTGGGACGGCGAGGCCTACACGGGCGAGGGACCGCGCATCAACAGCGAATGGCTCAACGGGATCGTCGATACGTCCGAGGCGAAGTCCAAAGCAATCGAATGGCTGGAGTCGCAGGGCGCCGGCGAGAGGATGGTCAACTACCGCCTGCGCGATTGGCTGCTGTCGCGCCAGCGCTACTGGGGCTGCCCGATACCGGTGATCCACTGCCCCAACGACGGGATCGTCAAGGTGCCCGAAGACGAACTGCCGGTGCTGCTCCCCGACGACGTCGAGTTCCGGCCCACCGGCGAGTCACCGCTTCGCTACCACGAAGGCTTCCTGCGCACGACCTGCCCGAAGTGCGGGGGTCCGGCAGAGCGCGAGACCGACACCATGGACACGTTCGTCGACTCGTCGTGGTACTTCCTGCGCTTCTGCAACCCATGGGACGAGACGCAGCCCATCGACTCCGCGGCGGCGGAGCGCTGGATGCCGGTCGACCAGTACATCGGCGGCATCGAGCACGCGATCCTCCACCTGCTCTACGCCCGCTTCTACACACGGGCGCTCGCGGACGTCGGTCTCGCGCCGAAAGGCCTTCGCGAGCCGTTCGACCGCCTGTTCACGCAGGGCATGATCACGATGGACGGCTCGAAGATGTCGAAGTCCAAGGGCAACCTCGTCGCGCCCGAGCGCTACTTCGAGAGCGTGGGTGCCGACTCGCTGCGTCTCTTCCACCTGTTCGTCGGCCCGCCCGGGGACGACTTCGACTGGGGTGAGCAGACCGACCAGATGATCGAGGGTTGCCACCGGTTCCTGGGCCGGTTGTGGCGCATCGCACTCGGCTCGCTCGACTCCGCGAACATCGTCGACCGCGAGCCGGCGGAAGCCGACGTCAGTCTGGAAAAAGAGACGCACCGGTTGATCGACAGGGTCAGCTCCGACTACGAGCGCTGGTCCTACAACACAGCGGTCGCCGCGGCGATGGAGTTCCTCAACGCCGTCTACAGGGCGGTGCAGAGCAGCGAAGGTGTAGCCCGATCGACGCTGGACTTCGCTGTCGATTCGTTGCTCCTGCTGCTGGCGCCGATGGCCCCCCACATAACCGCCGAGCTGTGGGAACGCCGGCGGGGCCCAGGCGGATCGGTCCACGGCCAACCGTGGCCCGTTGCCGACCTCGCGCTCGTGGCGGTCGACACCGTGACGATGATCGTGCAGATCAACGGCAAGCTCGCCGACCGCATCGATGTCGACGCCTCCATCAGCGAACAGGACGCGGTCGCGACGGCGCTCGCCTCCTCCCGTGTCGTCGACCGCCTGGCCGGCAAGAACCCGCGCAAGGTGATCGCACGGCCCCCACGGCTGGTGAACCTGGTCGTCTAAGCGGCGCCCGTCCGGCGCGACGAACGATCGAGCTACGGGACCACGAGCCAACCGCAGTTAGGATCGGAGTGTGACGAACACGGGAGGCGGCTGGGCGTGAACGGCGGCGGGCTCTTCGTCGCGGTCTTCCTCGCGTGCGCGGTCGAAGCGGTGGAGGCGACGACCATCGTCCTGGCTGCGGGCACGGCCCGGGACTGGCGTTCGGCGACCGCCGGAACGGCGAGCGCGTTGGCGGTCCTCGGCGGTCTGATCGCCGTGCTCGGACCGGCGCTTTCGCACGTACCGCTACGAGGCCTGCGCCTGGTGGTCGGTGGTCTCCTGCTCGTCTTCGGTCTGCAATGGCTCCGCAAGGCGATTCTGCGCGCGAGCGGCCATAAAGCCATGCACGACGAGAGCCTGATCTTCGAGAGGGAGCTGGCCGCTGCCCGCGCCGCAGCCACCGACCGCAGGTTCGCGGTACCCGACTGGTACGCGTTCACCCTCTCGTTCAAGGGCGTCCTCCTGGAAGGGCTCGAGGTCGTGTTCATCGCGCTCACATTCGGCAGCAACCAGCACGACATCCCGCTCGCCGCCCTTGCCGCATCGGCGGCCGT
This window of the Acidimicrobiales bacterium genome carries:
- a CDS encoding ABC transporter ATP-binding protein, which codes for MRAFLRPKAAGTGPEETDVTPGGGAIIRLEGVTKRFVTPAGTVVALDAATLSIAAAQLVVVLGPSGSGKTTLLNMIGALDTPTEGAIEVAGQRITDLSRQQLFAYRRKTVTFVFQAFNLFPELTALENVRFGAEASGRRPAGELAAQILRDVKLGDRLHHFPHELSGGEQQRVAIARSLATGNPVLLADEPTGELDFRTGIEILQLLRDRATTGQSVVIVTHNREIARMADVVVELSNGRVISVTAPVGGPAKPGELHW
- a CDS encoding group I intron-associated PD-(D/E)XK endonuclease, which produces MHEMPSEVGARAELEVTHALLRAGWQVYLPVFCAHSRVDLVALRPDETMRVQCKTARLLGSTLFFRTCSNTKNIPRSYHGEVDAFGVYSPDLESAYLVPLEGLAHSGCSLRLGPPANNQAKGIRFAAEYLLPNAVKVAAGGGPRNPREPTSAHK
- a CDS encoding FtsX-like permease family protein; translated protein: MSTGLWVRWSWRDLRKRVTQVAAIAVIVALGAGIYAGLASTSAWRRQSLDLTFARLAAHDLEVTTAAGLGLPSAKLLGAVQSAGGNQLTAAEGRFVVDLPVRAGGQGQIPAAGVIVGVDLARGVEVDRWKVTAGRSLGSQDASGSSVLLDEHFAAQHHLPPSGSLTIGGLTVAYVGTVLEPEYLNLTSILGATIQGAATRAVIFAPITLVQRLGGAPGEINDVVALTRHGSDPRQVARSLTSALNATLQDVATTVTVRRDAPATRALYDEITSEQRIFDVFALLVLGGAGFAAFNLTRRVVESQRRDIGIAMSLGVPTRQITIRPLALAAEVAIAGTVLGVVAGWLIGAWVLAIIKTRFPLPFWQTPWQGHLFVVAAALGLAIPLAGSFYPVWRAVRVTPTYALLPPHLRGGRHRLAALLRRLRLPGTTLAQAPLRRITVAPTRSVMTVLAVGVILAPLLAALGATDSTRATLDAGTRTLSGVRGDRLLVDLAGYQPAHSVTVTSITGSPLVRQSALGFNTGGYLLRGNTTVEVSISMVDLSDPLAVPSDVAARRLAPGGIVISAKAASDLGVGTGRTVELRHPLRQGTGYRFVDTAVPVRAVISSPYRFIAYMDLKDEKMMGLQDIVNVATLVPRPGVSMDELQRFTSSLPGVASALAASSLLGTMRDTLSIVTELFVILQIVIGVLAFLVAYNSSKVGSDERAREHATMMAFGIGVPRVVFVGVIESLLLGLAGTAVGLGLGLAVLQWILDLVFPAAVPQLAVLRSVTTSSFVVTALIGVAATSTAPTLVARRLRRMNLPGTLRYVE
- the leuS gene encoding leucine--tRNA ligase, whose protein sequence is MAEQYDPQAIEAKWQRRWEEQGAYQVDNDDPRPSQYVLCMYPYPSGPAHQGHVRNYTFGDLLVRQRTMQGKAVLSPLGFDSFGLPAENAALKTGVHPRTFTDARIEELKSSLKRLGASYDWRREIRSHDPLYMRWNQVIFQRFLDSGLAYRKNAPVNWCPGCQTVLANEQVLPDGTCERSGDPVEKRDLEQWFFRITRYADDLLDALDGLDWPERVKTMQRNWIGRSEGAEFDLPVDGRDDLDPIRVFTTRPDTSFGMTFVVLAPEHPLVARIVAPEGRAEVDAFVERVRNESDIERQSSEGSLEKRGVFTGAHAINPFNQRRVPIYLADYVLMTYGTGAIMAVPAEDQRDWDFATAYGIDIIRTVQPPAGWDGEAYTGEGPRINSEWLNGIVDTSEAKSKAIEWLESQGAGERMVNYRLRDWLLSRQRYWGCPIPVIHCPNDGIVKVPEDELPVLLPDDVEFRPTGESPLRYHEGFLRTTCPKCGGPAERETDTMDTFVDSSWYFLRFCNPWDETQPIDSAAAERWMPVDQYIGGIEHAILHLLYARFYTRALADVGLAPKGLREPFDRLFTQGMITMDGSKMSKSKGNLVAPERYFESVGADSLRLFHLFVGPPGDDFDWGEQTDQMIEGCHRFLGRLWRIALGSLDSANIVDREPAEADVSLEKETHRLIDRVSSDYERWSYNTAVAAAMEFLNAVYRAVQSSEGVARSTLDFAVDSLLLLLAPMAPHITAELWERRRGPGGSVHGQPWPVADLALVAVDTVTMIVQINGKLADRIDVDASISEQDAVATALASSRVVDRLAGKNPRKVIARPPRLVNLVV
- a CDS encoding SulP family inorganic anion transporter, which translates into the protein MNRWFAQFGPALRQSAGQVFSSARGYQRRWAGLDLLAGLTLLVIAVPEQLATSRLAGMPPITGYYAFIAGALLFAALGSNPQMSVGADSTIAPLFAVGIGHLAATGSPRYIALVGLLAVSVGAIVALVGLLRLGWIAEFLSEPIITGFLAGVAVIIVIHQLPDFLGIPAAKGGNLHRIYEIVHHLGATNGWTLGIGAAVLAIVIVVDRIDRRLPGALVGLVASAFVVALANLHRHGVAILGTISHGAPHFGLAQLSWSALGSVLPIAGVVAIVVISQTAATTRAFAAQGGYEVDVGRDFIGVGAGSVLSGLAGSFPVDASPPRTAAAASAGGRTQLSGLSAAIALALLIPVAGLLKDLPLATLAAVLLFIAGRLVHIRDLRSIASFNLIEFGLAVVTLLTVALVGIEQGIGLAVGLAILDRTRLSARPQLHVLGRIPRTTSWAPLSSSEEPQQVPGVLVVLFATPLWYANEGHFRYQLNAAFRRAVGTVQLVVLDAIGMSDIDFTGARSLDQVLDEIAQRKAAFAVARAGEHMRNSLVRFGLADRFGRDHFFASVNEAVAALGPEQHDPL